The following proteins come from a genomic window of Cervus canadensis isolate Bull #8, Minnesota chromosome 3, ASM1932006v1, whole genome shotgun sequence:
- the LOC122438385 gene encoding putative monooxygenase p33MONOX codes for MSLPIGMYRRAFSYDDALEDPTPMTPPPSDMGSIPWKPVIPERKYQHLAKVEEGEPCVSARAPAPPSASDSEKAPVVKAKATQVIMSSLITKQTQESIQRFEQQAGLRDAGYTPHKGLTTEETKYLRVAEALHKLKLQSGETAREERQPASTQSTPSSSPQASPKQKTRGWFTSGPSTALPGPSLSTMDSGSGDKDRSSTDKWSLFGPRPLQKSESGGFAIQAYRGAQKPSPMEVMRAQAARSGEEPAASKPPKMDIPVMEGTRQLPRAHSLKPRDLNVLTPTGF; via the coding sequence ATGTCCCTGCCCATCGGGATGTACCGCCGGGCATTCAGCTATGATGATGCCCTCGAGGACCCTACGCCCATGACTCCTCCTCCATCGGACATGGGCAGCATCCCCTGGAAGCCAGTGATTCCAGAGCGCAAGTATCAGCACCTTGCCAAGGTGGAGGAGGGAGAGCCCTGCGTCTCCGCGCGAGCCCCGGCCCCGCCATCGGCCAGCGACAGTGAGAAGGCCCCTGTGGTGAAGGCCAAAGCTACCCAGGTCATCATGAGCTCTTTGATCACAAAACAGACCCAGGAGAGCATTCAGCGTTTTGAGCAACAGGCAGGGCTGCGAGATGCTGGCTACACCCCTCACAAGGGCCTCACCACTGAGGAGACCAAGTACCTTCGAGTGGCAGAAGCACTCCACAAACTAAAGCTCCAGAGTggagagacagcaagagaggaGAGGCAGCCAGCCTCCACGCAGTCCACCCCGAGCAGCAGTCCCCAGGCCTCTCCTAAGCAGAAGACCAGAGGCTGGTTCACTTCTGGTCCTTCCACAGCCTTACCTGGCCCCAGTCTTAGCACCATGGATTCTGGAAGCGGGGATAAAGACAGAAGCTCGACCGATAAATGGAGCCTCTTTGGACCAAGACCGCTCCAGAAGTCTGAGTCAGGAGGCTTTGCCATCCAGGCCTACCGAGGAGCTCAGAAGCCTTCTCCAATGGAAGTGATGCGCGCACAAGCTGCCCGAAGCGGGGAGGAGCCAGCAGCGTCCAAGCCGCCCAAGATGGACATCCCAGTGATGGAAGGGACGAGACAGCTGCCACGGGCCCACAGCCTCAAGCCCCGCGACCTGAATGTTCTCACACCCACTGGCTTCTAG